The following coding sequences lie in one Panicum virgatum strain AP13 chromosome 6N, P.virgatum_v5, whole genome shotgun sequence genomic window:
- the LOC120680060 gene encoding transcription factor MYC2-like: MDELELACPASTTSSSPSAASFFSAAGHHHQEPGFVSAEVLERWLGMDDCMLDDGPLLQDGGDDASRAQGIEEQLSGRPPAPPAPKRRGRKPGPRSKGTAITHVEAERQRRDKLNRLFCELRAAVPTVSRMDKASLLADAAAYIAQLRGRVDQLEAENKLAVAAAAAAPVQENLEVRMVGSEAAALRLTTAARHAPARFMLVLRWLDLPVQHASVCLVGGMTVQDAVVDVPAAALRDERALRAALLHLLQQTG, encoded by the coding sequence ATGGATGAGCTTGAGCTTGCGTGTCCCGcctccaccaccagcagctCTCCCTCCGCTGCCTCCttcttctccgccgccggccaccaccaccaggaaCCCGGCTTCGTGTCCGCCGAGGTCCTGGAGCGATGGCTGGGGATGGACGACTGCATGCTGGACGATGGGCCCCTGCTGCAAGATGGGGGCGACGACGCCTCGCGGGCCCAGGGCATCGAAGAACAActgtccggccggccgccggcgccacctgcgCCCAAGAGGCGGGGCCGGAAGCCCGGGCCCCGGAGTAAAGGCACGGCCATCACCCACGTGgaggcggagcggcagcggcgggacaAGCTCAACCGCCTCTTCTGCGAGCTCCGGGCCGCCGTGCCCACCGTGTCGCGGATGGACAAGGCGTCCCTCCTGGCCGACGCGGCCGCCTACATCGCCCAGCTGCGCGGCCGCGTCGACCAGCTCGAGGCCGAGAACAAGCTTGCCGtggcggcagccgccgccgcccccgtccaGGAGAACCTGGAGGTGCGGATGGTGGGGAGCGAGGCGGCAGCGCTGCGCCTGACGACCGCGGCGCGCCATGCCCCCGCGCGCTTCATGCTCGTGCTCCGCTGGCTGGATCTGCCCGTGCAGCACGCGAGCGTGTGCCTCGTCGGCGGCATGACCGTGCAGGACGCCGTCGTGGacgtgcccgccgccgcgctgcgggACGAGCGCGCCCTCCGCGCAGCATTGTTACACCTGCTGCAGCAGACCGGCTAG